The following proteins are encoded in a genomic region of Methanoculleus oceani:
- a CDS encoding EFR1 family ferrodoxin (N-terminal region resembles flavodoxins. C-terminal ferrodoxin region binds two 4Fe-4S clusters.): protein MKTIIYYFTGTGNSLAAAKKAAESLGDSDVVPIAAFRNTAGEITPDAERIGIVCPVYFSGLPAMAASFAGRLRVASAHYVFSIVTHGGGGGSAALRQLDEILRERAGRGLDAGFAVSMPGNYILMYGSPAGEKRDRLLAAADADLEAIAGRIRQGERAKLPNSPVARLVKALIYPRFRSRVHGDDRKFTVTERCTSCGICAAVCPAGNIEMVEGRPVWNHRCELCCGCIHLCPAEAIQAGKGTEGRQRYRHPGLTIADMEAQRGDGAARENQVTGSTDCS, encoded by the coding sequence ATGAAGACCATCATCTACTATTTTACCGGCACCGGCAACTCCCTTGCCGCTGCAAAGAAGGCCGCCGAATCCCTCGGGGACTCCGACGTCGTCCCGATAGCGGCGTTCCGGAATACCGCGGGCGAGATCACCCCCGACGCCGAACGGATCGGGATCGTCTGCCCGGTCTATTTCTCCGGGCTCCCGGCGATGGCGGCATCGTTTGCCGGCCGTCTCAGGGTTGCTTCTGCACATTACGTCTTCTCGATCGTCACGCACGGAGGGGGCGGAGGTTCCGCGGCTCTCCGGCAGCTCGATGAAATCCTGAGAGAGCGGGCCGGAAGGGGACTCGATGCAGGGTTCGCGGTGAGTATGCCGGGCAACTACATCCTGATGTACGGGTCGCCCGCGGGAGAGAAGCGGGATCGCCTGCTTGCCGCGGCGGACGCGGACCTCGAGGCGATCGCGGGCCGGATCCGGCAGGGCGAGAGGGCGAAGCTCCCGAATTCGCCGGTTGCACGGCTCGTTAAGGCTCTCATATACCCCCGGTTCCGCTCCCGGGTCCACGGGGACGACCGCAAGTTCACGGTGACCGAGAGGTGTACATCCTGCGGCATCTGCGCAGCCGTCTGCCCGGCGGGCAACATAGAGATGGTCGAGGGAAGACCGGTCTGGAACCACCGGTGCGAACTCTGCTGCGGGTGCATTCACCTCTGCCCGGCGGAGGCGATCCAGGCCGGAAAGGGTACCGAAGGAAGACAGCGCTACCGGCACCCGGGCCTCACCATTGCGGATATGGAGGCGCAACGCGGGGACGGAGCCGCACGAGAAAACCAGGTGACAGGTTCCACGGACTGTTCGTAA
- a CDS encoding 4Fe-4S binding protein: MAQETLSQKSRLSRQTIRKAILIVSFLLIPVTLFYISPIVILMGAARGIATGSLLLFAALAVLSLGVSRLWCGWLCPMGAWQEICSPVVKRSVDDRRDRVKYGVTVLWLGLLAYLFIGAGGIRAVDPFYATENGVSIASLETLVIAGVIFLAIFAAAYFMGRRGFCRVICPTAVLMIVGRKIRNAVGWPALQLAADAGRCIDCEKCSKACPMGLDVHGMVREGRMESTECILCASCVDACPEGVIVYGAGGR, encoded by the coding sequence ATGGCACAGGAAACCCTGTCACAGAAGTCGCGACTCTCGCGCCAGACGATCCGGAAGGCTATCCTCATCGTCTCCTTCCTCCTCATTCCGGTCACGCTCTTTTATATCTCGCCCATCGTCATCCTGATGGGGGCGGCCAGAGGCATTGCCACCGGCAGCCTGCTCCTCTTTGCCGCACTCGCCGTCCTCTCGCTCGGCGTCTCCCGCCTCTGGTGCGGCTGGCTCTGCCCCATGGGAGCATGGCAGGAGATCTGCTCGCCCGTCGTGAAGCGTAGCGTAGATGACCGGCGGGACCGGGTCAAATACGGCGTCACGGTCCTCTGGCTTGGGCTGCTCGCGTACCTCTTCATCGGTGCCGGCGGGATCCGTGCGGTCGATCCCTTCTACGCCACGGAGAACGGCGTTTCGATCGCGTCGCTTGAGACCCTGGTGATCGCGGGCGTCATCTTCCTCGCGATCTTCGCTGCCGCATACTTCATGGGCCGGCGCGGCTTCTGCCGTGTCATCTGCCCGACAGCCGTCCTGATGATCGTCGGCCGGAAGATAAGGAACGCCGTCGGCTGGCCGGCCCTGCAGCTCGCCGCCGATGCCGGCCGCTGCATCGATTGTGAGAAATGCTCGAAGGCGTGCCCGATGGGCCTCGACGTCCACGGCATGGTCAGAGAGGGGCGGATGGAGAGCACCGAGTGCATCCTCTGCGCGAGTTGCGTGGACGCCTGCCCGGAGGGTGTGATCGTTTACGGCGCAGGAGGCCGGTGA
- a CDS encoding epoxide hydrolase family protein: MQSFTIAVPETTLDDLRQRLANTRWPDDGAGWEYGTALPYMKDLVDYWEHRYDWRRHEAYLNRFAQFRTEVNGVGIHFIHERGRGPEPTPLLLLHGWPDSFYRYHRVIPMLTDPARFGGDPDLSFDVIVPSIPGQGFSDRKPMTTDDTADLFAGLMTEELGYGKFVAAGGDAGTLIAQSLAGRHADALIGIHLTDVGYPDQTTDFSTLTEPEIAFANYIQQWWMNEGAFNMVQSTKPQSLAYGLADSPAGLAAWIMSFMASGTTGEELETRFTRDELLTNITIYWVTRTIGSSVRRYYLDAHAASGPWQRTPVPAAVAHPPRDAPLPREWAERRVNLEHFTKLPSGGHFAAWEEPELYAKDVWEFVGELRNS, encoded by the coding sequence ATGCAATCCTTCACCATAGCCGTCCCGGAGACGACCCTCGACGACCTGCGCCAGCGGCTCGCCAATACCCGGTGGCCCGATGACGGCGCCGGCTGGGAGTACGGCACCGCTCTTCCGTACATGAAAGACCTCGTCGACTACTGGGAGCACCGGTACGACTGGCGCAGGCACGAGGCGTACCTGAACCGCTTCGCCCAGTTCAGGACGGAGGTCAACGGAGTGGGGATTCACTTCATCCACGAGCGCGGGAGGGGACCGGAGCCGACGCCGCTCCTTCTGCTCCACGGCTGGCCCGACTCCTTCTACCGCTACCACAGGGTCATCCCGATGCTGACCGATCCCGCCCGGTTCGGCGGCGACCCCGATCTCTCGTTCGACGTGATCGTCCCGTCCATCCCCGGACAGGGGTTCTCCGACCGAAAGCCCATGACCACGGACGACACCGCGGATCTCTTTGCCGGACTGATGACGGAAGAGCTGGGCTACGGGAAATTCGTCGCGGCCGGCGGCGACGCCGGGACGCTGATCGCTCAGTCCCTTGCCGGCCGCCACGCCGACGCCCTGATCGGCATCCACCTGACCGACGTCGGCTACCCTGACCAGACGACGGATTTTTCGACCCTCACAGAACCCGAGATTGCGTTCGCGAACTACATTCAACAGTGGTGGATGAACGAAGGCGCCTTCAATATGGTCCAGTCGACCAAACCGCAGAGCCTCGCCTACGGGCTGGCCGATTCGCCCGCAGGCCTCGCGGCCTGGATCATGAGTTTCATGGCCTCGGGCACGACCGGCGAGGAACTTGAGACACGCTTCACCCGCGACGAACTGCTCACGAACATCACGATCTACTGGGTTACCCGGACGATCGGCTCGTCCGTCCGCCGGTACTACCTCGATGCGCACGCGGCCTCCGGTCCCTGGCAGCGCACACCGGTCCCGGCGGCCGTCGCCCACCCTCCCCGGGACGCTCCGCTGCCGCGTGAATGGGCCGAGCGCCGGGTTAACCTTGAGCACTTCACAAAACTCCCCAGCGGCGGGCACTTCGCGGCCTGGGAAGAGCCCGAACTCTACGCAAAGGACGTTTGGGAGTTCGTCGGGGAACTGCGCAATTCTTAG
- a CDS encoding protoporphyrinogen/coproporphyrinogen oxidase yields MNVKSAVLGGGLTGITLARLLREQGDDVTVLERNETIGGLCRSRTQKGFTFDAGGSHIIFSRDTEVLSFMLSVLGENADRRKRNTKILYKGRYVKYPFENGLYQLPDEDRFFCINEFVKNLIAVEKGEVPPPENFAEWIAYTFGRGIAECYMVPYNEKIWNFPANRMSHHWVEGRIPRPPVEDIIKSAIGIETEGYVHQAVFSYPVTGGIEALVRAIAEPVLPAVRTGFSVASVREEKGGFAVGDGNETVHADRLISTIPLQNLLPCLSDVPAGVQAACDALRYNSLCSVFIGLAADVPDISWLYVPDKETGLFNRISFPSNYSTEVAPPGHSSILAEITYNDGDVVSRMPDADVIEHTISSLIAAGIIPSRDNVVYTGLAREKFAYVVYDTDYLENIEIVRAFCRERGIDLVGRFSQFEYLNMDGCIRSAIDFVRANG; encoded by the coding sequence ATGAACGTGAAATCGGCGGTACTGGGTGGCGGTCTCACCGGGATTACGCTGGCCCGCCTGCTCCGTGAACAGGGCGACGACGTGACCGTTCTTGAACGGAACGAGACGATCGGGGGGCTCTGCCGCTCGAGAACACAGAAGGGTTTCACGTTCGATGCCGGGGGCTCGCACATCATCTTCTCCCGCGATACGGAAGTCCTCTCCTTCATGCTCTCGGTCCTCGGCGAGAACGCCGACCGGCGGAAGCGGAATACGAAGATCCTCTACAAGGGCCGCTACGTCAAATACCCCTTCGAGAACGGTCTTTACCAGTTGCCCGACGAAGACCGCTTCTTCTGCATCAACGAGTTCGTGAAGAACCTCATCGCCGTCGAGAAGGGCGAAGTCCCGCCGCCGGAAAACTTTGCGGAGTGGATCGCCTACACCTTCGGCCGGGGGATCGCCGAATGCTACATGGTCCCCTACAACGAGAAGATATGGAACTTTCCGGCCAACCGGATGTCGCACCACTGGGTGGAGGGACGTATCCCCCGCCCGCCGGTCGAGGATATCATCAAATCGGCCATCGGGATCGAGACCGAGGGTTATGTCCACCAGGCGGTCTTCTCCTACCCGGTGACGGGCGGGATCGAGGCGCTGGTCCGGGCGATTGCGGAGCCGGTCCTCCCTGCCGTCCGGACCGGGTTCTCTGTCGCGTCCGTCCGCGAGGAGAAGGGCGGGTTTGCCGTCGGCGACGGCAACGAGACTGTCCATGCGGACCGCCTGATATCGACCATCCCGCTCCAGAACCTGCTCCCCTGTTTATCAGACGTCCCGGCCGGGGTGCAGGCGGCCTGCGACGCTCTCCGCTACAACTCGCTCTGCTCGGTCTTCATCGGCCTTGCGGCGGATGTCCCCGATATATCCTGGCTCTACGTCCCTGATAAGGAGACGGGCCTCTTCAACCGGATCTCGTTCCCCTCGAATTACAGCACGGAGGTCGCCCCTCCCGGCCACTCCTCGATCCTCGCCGAGATCACCTACAATGACGGCGATGTGGTCTCGCGGATGCCGGACGCCGACGTGATCGAGCATACTATCAGTTCTCTCATCGCTGCCGGGATCATCCCTTCACGGGATAACGTCGTCTACACCGGCCTCGCGCGGGAGAAGTTCGCCTACGTCGTCTACGATACCGATTACCTCGAAAACATCGAGATCGTCCGGGCGTTCTGCCGGGAGCGGGGCATCGACCTTGTCGGGCGGTTTTCGCAGTTCGAGTACCTCAATATGGATGGCTGCATCAGGAGTGCGATCGACTTCGTGAGGGCGAACGGATGA
- a CDS encoding NAD(P)H-dependent oxidoreductase: protein MRISVISGSPKGEKSVTLQYVRFLEEAFLDHTFSVVHVGRDIRTIERQEEGWSGLLATVKECDGVLWATPVYVMLVPAQLKRFIELVGERNVTEAFFGKHAACLTTSIHFFDHTAHAYLHGVCDDLGMRYIGFCSAHMQDLENEAFQEQLIRFFSDFLEAIAERRPIQRVFPPLPAPSPPYAPKSPPAAVDTRGKRVVILHDAEPGSGQEAMVGGLAACYAGPVRVAHIRDAGMKGGCLGCCRCAFDNTCVYDDGFSAFWEEYIVPADILVMAGTVRDRFLSAAWKQFFDRSFFNGHVPAFKGKQVAYLVEGPLGHLPTLREVLSGLVMTEKANLAGIVTDEPGDPAGIDAALHALAERSVRLADREYIAPPTFPAVAGHKIFRDELWGGMRATFKADDRYYRQHGLYDFPTRNYLERISTRATSLMMCIPAVRREVVKNMPTYMIQPLQKAIESSRVLAERKTQR, encoded by the coding sequence ATGCGTATCTCTGTCATCTCCGGGAGCCCCAAGGGGGAAAAGAGCGTCACCCTGCAGTACGTCCGGTTCCTCGAGGAGGCGTTTTTGGATCATACCTTCTCCGTGGTGCACGTAGGCCGGGATATCAGGACGATTGAACGGCAGGAAGAGGGGTGGAGCGGGCTGCTCGCCACGGTAAAGGAGTGCGACGGCGTGCTCTGGGCAACCCCGGTCTACGTCATGCTGGTCCCGGCCCAGTTGAAGCGTTTTATCGAACTGGTCGGCGAACGGAACGTGACGGAGGCGTTTTTTGGGAAGCACGCCGCCTGCCTCACCACCTCCATCCACTTCTTCGACCACACCGCCCACGCCTACCTGCACGGGGTCTGCGACGATCTCGGCATGCGCTACATTGGTTTCTGCTCGGCCCACATGCAGGACCTCGAAAACGAGGCATTCCAGGAGCAGCTTATCCGCTTTTTCTCCGACTTCCTGGAAGCGATCGCAGAACGGCGGCCGATCCAGAGGGTATTCCCGCCGCTGCCCGCTCCCTCTCCGCCCTACGCCCCGAAGAGCCCGCCGGCCGCGGTGGATACCCGCGGAAAACGGGTGGTCATCCTCCACGATGCGGAGCCCGGCTCCGGCCAGGAGGCGATGGTCGGCGGGCTCGCGGCGTGTTACGCAGGTCCGGTCCGGGTCGCCCATATCCGGGACGCCGGGATGAAAGGCGGCTGCCTGGGGTGCTGCCGGTGCGCTTTCGATAACACCTGCGTCTACGACGACGGGTTTTCGGCGTTCTGGGAGGAGTACATCGTCCCGGCGGATATCCTGGTCATGGCCGGGACCGTCCGCGACCGTTTCCTCTCGGCCGCCTGGAAGCAGTTCTTCGACCGGAGTTTCTTCAACGGCCATGTGCCGGCGTTCAAGGGGAAGCAGGTCGCGTACCTGGTGGAAGGGCCGCTCGGTCATCTCCCGACCCTCCGGGAGGTCCTCAGCGGCCTGGTGATGACGGAGAAAGCCAACCTTGCAGGGATCGTGACCGACGAGCCGGGAGACCCGGCCGGGATCGATGCCGCCCTGCACGCCCTGGCCGAGCGCTCGGTGAGGCTCGCGGACCGGGAATATATCGCACCGCCCACCTTTCCGGCCGTCGCCGGCCACAAGATCTTCCGCGACGAGCTCTGGGGAGGAATGCGGGCGACCTTCAAGGCTGATGACCGGTATTACCGGCAGCATGGGCTCTATGACTTCCCCACCCGGAATTACCTGGAAAGGATCAGCACCCGGGCGACCTCTCTCATGATGTGCATCCCCGCCGTCAGGCGGGAGGTAGTGAAGAATATGCCCACCTATATGATCCAGCCGCTACAGAAGGCGATCGAGTCGAGCCGGGTTCTCGCGGAGAGGAAGACGCAACGGTAG
- a CDS encoding 4Fe-4S binding protein translates to MEPERGSISRNRPALRQRVRIALLIFSFVLMPVTFAYVSCPLITEGASQGIATGGLVVFALLFVGSLFFGRLWCGYLCPAGGLQEIYTLVNGRPVTAGWLNYLKYPIFLGIFGSIALAVYSAGGLSTIDLFYQTGNGISVDRPGAYALLYGQIAFITVFALLAGRRGFCHSFCPIAVMLIIGRKVRNLVGWPALHLAAAPDRCVDCGKCSETCPMSLDVRGMVRERRMENTECILCGGCVDACPEGAVGYAWRGR, encoded by the coding sequence ATGGAACCGGAACGGGGAAGTATATCCAGGAACCGCCCGGCGCTGCGCCAGAGGGTGCGAATAGCCCTCCTCATCTTCTCGTTCGTGCTGATGCCGGTGACCTTTGCCTACGTCTCCTGCCCGCTCATCACCGAGGGTGCGTCGCAGGGGATCGCCACCGGCGGCTTGGTGGTGTTTGCGCTGCTCTTTGTCGGTTCGCTCTTCTTCGGGAGGCTCTGGTGCGGCTACCTCTGCCCCGCGGGCGGTCTGCAGGAGATCTACACCCTGGTGAACGGAAGACCGGTGACGGCCGGGTGGCTGAACTACCTCAAATACCCCATCTTCCTCGGGATCTTCGGCTCCATCGCGCTCGCCGTCTACTCCGCCGGGGGCCTTTCAACCATCGACCTCTTCTACCAGACCGGCAACGGGATCTCGGTCGACCGGCCGGGCGCATACGCCCTCCTCTACGGCCAGATCGCGTTTATCACCGTTTTCGCCCTTCTCGCCGGACGGCGGGGGTTCTGCCACAGTTTCTGTCCGATCGCGGTCATGCTGATCATCGGGAGGAAGGTCAGGAACCTCGTCGGCTGGCCGGCGCTCCACCTCGCGGCCGCACCGGATCGCTGCGTGGATTGCGGGAAGTGCTCCGAAACCTGCCCGATGAGCCTTGACGTCCGCGGCATGGTCCGGGAGAGGCGGATGGAGAATACGGAATGCATCCTCTGCGGCGGATGCGTGGACGCCTGCCCGGAAGGCGCCGTCGGGTACGCGTGGAGGGGGAGATGA
- the ilvB gene encoding biosynthetic-type acetolactate synthase large subunit yields MKTGARTLIEALQREGVDTIFGYPGGVVLPIYDELYDSSIRHILVRHEQAAAHAADGYARASGRVGVCLATSGPGACNLVTGIATAYMDSIPVVALTGQVPTGLLGNDAFQESDITGITMPVTKHNYLVKDVADLDRVIQEAFYIARTGRPGPVLVDLPKDVTTSPVKSTKPVPERVSLRGYQPTYEGHVRQIDKALDLIARAERPLIYAGGGVVLSGASAELLEFTETAAIPVTTTLMGLGAVPGDHPLCLGMLGMHGTQSANYAVTECDLLIAVGVRFDDRVTGKIETFASNAAIVHIDIDPAEIGKNKKVDVPIVGDVKAVLQALIRRMQKRGDTANWVARINTWKTQYPLGYRDDGHLRPQYVVEQLSDVLKGEGIIVSEVGQNQMWTALYYNFKKPRTWITSGGLGTMGYGLPAAIGAHYARPDMPVVDVAGDGSIQMNIQEFGTVAQYDIPVKVMILNNMYLGMVRQWQELFYDRRYSYTELPPVDFVKIANAYGIEGITVEEKDGVRGAIETALATDGPFVLDFRVEREENVFPMVPAGAAINEMIGVRQR; encoded by the coding sequence ATGAAGACCGGAGCCAGGACTCTGATTGAAGCGCTGCAGCGTGAAGGGGTGGATACCATATTCGGCTACCCCGGCGGCGTGGTGTTGCCGATCTACGATGAACTCTACGACTCGTCGATCCGGCACATTCTGGTAAGGCATGAGCAGGCAGCAGCGCACGCGGCCGACGGGTACGCGCGTGCGAGCGGCCGCGTAGGGGTATGCCTTGCCACCTCCGGCCCCGGTGCATGCAACCTGGTCACGGGGATCGCGACGGCGTATATGGATTCCATCCCCGTCGTGGCGCTCACCGGCCAGGTGCCGACCGGACTCCTCGGGAACGACGCGTTCCAGGAATCGGACATCACCGGGATCACGATGCCGGTCACCAAGCACAACTACCTGGTCAAAGACGTCGCCGATCTCGACCGCGTGATCCAGGAGGCGTTCTACATAGCGCGAACCGGCCGCCCCGGCCCGGTGCTGGTCGACCTCCCCAAAGACGTCACCACGAGCCCGGTGAAGAGCACGAAGCCCGTCCCGGAAAGAGTCTCCCTCCGGGGCTACCAGCCAACCTACGAGGGGCACGTCCGCCAGATCGACAAGGCGCTCGACCTGATTGCGAGAGCAGAGCGCCCGCTGATCTACGCGGGCGGGGGAGTGGTCCTATCGGGGGCGTCGGCCGAACTCCTGGAGTTCACGGAGACCGCTGCCATCCCGGTGACGACGACCCTGATGGGGCTCGGCGCCGTCCCCGGCGACCACCCGCTCTGCCTCGGGATGCTCGGGATGCACGGCACTCAGTCCGCGAACTACGCCGTCACGGAGTGCGACCTCTTAATAGCCGTCGGCGTCCGGTTCGATGACCGGGTCACCGGCAAGATCGAGACCTTCGCATCGAACGCTGCGATCGTTCACATCGATATCGACCCGGCGGAGATCGGGAAGAACAAGAAGGTCGACGTCCCGATCGTGGGCGACGTGAAGGCAGTGCTTCAGGCGCTCATCCGCCGGATGCAGAAACGCGGTGATACGGCGAACTGGGTGGCGAGGATCAACACCTGGAAGACGCAGTACCCGCTCGGTTACCGCGACGATGGCCATCTCCGCCCGCAGTACGTCGTCGAGCAGCTCTCCGACGTCCTGAAGGGAGAGGGGATCATCGTGAGCGAGGTTGGTCAGAACCAGATGTGGACCGCTCTCTACTACAACTTCAAGAAACCCCGGACCTGGATCACCTCGGGCGGCCTCGGGACGATGGGCTACGGGCTCCCGGCAGCCATCGGCGCCCACTACGCCCGGCCGGATATGCCGGTCGTCGACGTCGCCGGCGACGGCAGCATCCAGATGAACATCCAGGAGTTCGGGACGGTGGCGCAGTACGACATCCCCGTCAAGGTCATGATCTTGAACAATATGTACCTCGGCATGGTGCGGCAGTGGCAGGAACTCTTCTACGACCGTCGCTACTCCTATACGGAGCTCCCGCCGGTGGACTTCGTGAAGATCGCGAACGCCTACGGGATCGAGGGGATCACGGTCGAGGAGAAGGACGGTGTCCGGGGAGCGATCGAGACCGCGCTCGCCACCGACGGGCCGTTCGTCCTGGACTTCAGGGTCGAGCGGGAGGAGAACGTCTTCCCCATGGTCCCTGCCGGGGCTGCCATCAACGAGATGATCGGGGTGCGTCAGCGATGA
- a CDS encoding sodium:solute symporter family protein, whose product MADLITFALIGLYFVVLIGIGNWASKKIHNTEDYILAGRSLGFWVFTILIVCSICSGMTLLGVSGFGYTSGWPGIWEQIFVPLAAAFCIIFFGVKLNAIGKERGYLTIQDYLAERFESPRALRALSAVSGIIVSLIYLVGQYAAISIVLVWLFAIPHWQALLIAGVIITAYTVVGGLYAVSWTTLFQGGILILGVLLMAPFVIVSAGGLDHIDTVLAGVDPNFVQAWYPSPVYASYAYATPEFLVSFGVLLMVGLACAPHVINNVLAAKEARYFKWAPLVAFAIYAVVMFLVKFTGFAVRSLVEEGKLVLPNAVNAQDFAFISGVEYAMPNVALWAFFAVIVLAAVMSTTDRLMLTVGTMFAWDIYKNIFRPSAPDNEVLLVSKIAVVAGAGGTLLLAINPPPMLAWLIWMGIGVMLATFAVPLLAGLYWRGATGQGAIASMAAGLVAAAAFGYWHQFVAKLPVHFSLYALVLSALAMVVVSLLSARNSSDVLDGTRTGWFIQSSGLSPQASTPGDSLLVERDSHR is encoded by the coding sequence ATGGCGGATCTGATAACGTTCGCCCTGATTGGGCTCTACTTCGTTGTGCTCATCGGCATCGGGAACTGGGCCTCGAAGAAGATCCACAACACCGAGGACTACATCCTCGCTGGCAGATCGCTCGGGTTCTGGGTCTTCACGATCCTGATCGTCTGCTCCATCTGCAGCGGCATGACCCTCCTCGGCGTCAGCGGATTCGGTTACACGTCGGGTTGGCCGGGGATATGGGAGCAGATCTTCGTCCCGCTCGCGGCCGCGTTCTGTATCATCTTCTTCGGGGTGAAGTTGAACGCCATCGGGAAGGAGCGGGGCTACCTGACCATTCAGGATTACCTTGCTGAACGGTTTGAGAGCCCGCGGGCGCTCCGGGCGCTCTCCGCAGTATCCGGGATCATCGTCTCCCTGATCTACCTGGTGGGGCAGTACGCCGCGATCAGCATCGTGCTTGTCTGGCTCTTCGCTATCCCGCACTGGCAGGCGCTGCTCATCGCCGGGGTCATCATCACCGCCTACACGGTCGTCGGGGGGCTCTACGCCGTATCCTGGACGACCCTCTTCCAGGGCGGCATCCTGATCCTCGGCGTGCTCCTGATGGCGCCGTTCGTCATCGTGAGCGCCGGCGGGCTTGACCACATCGATACCGTGCTCGCCGGGGTCGACCCGAACTTCGTCCAGGCCTGGTACCCGAGCCCGGTCTACGCCTCCTACGCCTACGCGACGCCGGAGTTCCTGGTTTCGTTCGGGGTCCTCCTGATGGTTGGCCTCGCCTGTGCGCCGCACGTCATCAACAACGTCCTGGCCGCAAAGGAGGCCCGCTACTTCAAGTGGGCGCCGCTCGTTGCGTTCGCCATCTACGCGGTCGTGATGTTCCTGGTGAAGTTCACCGGGTTTGCCGTGCGGTCGCTCGTCGAGGAGGGGAAACTCGTGCTCCCCAACGCCGTGAACGCCCAGGACTTCGCCTTCATATCAGGCGTCGAGTATGCCATGCCGAACGTGGCGTTATGGGCGTTTTTTGCCGTGATCGTCCTTGCGGCGGTGATGTCCACGACGGACCGGCTCATGCTCACCGTCGGGACCATGTTCGCGTGGGACATCTACAAAAACATCTTCCGGCCCTCGGCGCCCGACAACGAGGTGCTCCTCGTTTCGAAGATCGCGGTTGTCGCCGGGGCCGGCGGCACGCTCCTGCTCGCCATCAACCCGCCGCCGATGCTCGCGTGGCTGATCTGGATGGGCATCGGGGTCATGCTCGCGACGTTCGCGGTCCCGCTGCTCGCCGGGCTCTACTGGCGCGGCGCCACCGGACAGGGAGCGATCGCGAGCATGGCGGCCGGGCTCGTCGCGGCCGCGGCCTTCGGCTACTGGCACCAGTTTGTGGCAAAGCTCCCGGTGCACTTCAGCCTCTACGCGCTCGTGCTCTCGGCCCTCGCCATGGTCGTCGTGAGCCTTCTCTCCGCCCGGAACTCCTCCGACGTGCTCGACGGCACCCGGACCGGCTGGTTCATCCAGTCGTCTGGTCTCTCTCCACAGGCCAGCACCCCGGGAGATTCCTTGCTTGTCGAGCGGGACTCACACCGTTAA
- the ilvN gene encoding acetolactate synthase small subunit yields MKPHTLSILVENRAGVLSRVAAMFSRRGFNIESLAVGTCEEPDMSRITIVVNGDDGVVEQMMKQTNKLIDVIKVSDLTERESVERELALIKVAAESGPARAEILQIADIFRAQVVDVGAKTLVLQVAGDTNKIDALEKLLRQYGIKELVRTGKIALLRGLKTVKSSK; encoded by the coding sequence ATGAAGCCGCATACGCTGAGCATCCTCGTGGAGAACCGGGCGGGCGTCTTGAGCCGGGTCGCCGCGATGTTCTCCCGGCGGGGGTTCAACATCGAGAGCCTCGCCGTCGGGACCTGCGAGGAACCGGATATGAGCCGGATCACGATCGTGGTGAACGGCGACGACGGGGTCGTCGAGCAGATGATGAAGCAGACCAACAAACTCATCGACGTCATCAAGGTCTCGGACCTGACGGAGCGGGAGAGCGTGGAGCGGGAGCTCGCCCTCATCAAGGTGGCTGCGGAGTCCGGCCCGGCCCGCGCCGAGATCCTGCAGATCGCCGACATCTTCCGCGCTCAGGTCGTGGACGTCGGGGCAAAGACGCTGGTGCTCCAGGTAGCCGGTGATACCAACAAGATCGACGCGCTGGAGAAACTCCTGCGCCAGTACGGCATCAAGGAACTCGTCCGCACGGGGAAGATTGCTCTCCTCCGGGGGCTAAAGACAGTAAAGAGTTCCAAATAA
- a CDS encoding DUF4332 domain-containing protein, producing MSYYIDAERVSLDDLQKRIEETDLVPSRCSLLEDIGGTFSKLKAHGFVTLADLRQGLKNPKNIPALSKEVGVDTAYLTLLRREVEGYFPKACPVGAFDWFQKTYLDNLENRGLKNTVLLYEALISPEKREEAAIALGVDADVVDSLYALADLTRIQWVSPTAARMLVSAGYTDVNAVSNADPEELCSDLDRVNKEHKYFKGTIGLRDVRRLVKAASYVS from the coding sequence ATGTCGTACTACATCGATGCCGAAAGAGTAAGCCTTGACGACCTGCAAAAGAGAATTGAAGAGACCGATCTGGTCCCAAGCCGCTGTTCTCTGCTGGAAGATATTGGTGGAACATTTTCGAAGCTAAAAGCGCATGGCTTCGTAACTCTCGCGGATCTACGGCAGGGCTTGAAGAATCCAAAGAACATACCCGCTCTTTCAAAGGAAGTCGGAGTCGATACGGCGTACCTGACGCTACTGCGCCGGGAAGTCGAGGGCTATTTCCCAAAAGCATGCCCCGTAGGCGCTTTTGATTGGTTCCAGAAGACCTACCTCGATAACCTGGAGAACAGGGGTCTGAAGAATACCGTTCTCCTCTATGAAGCTCTGATCTCCCCCGAAAAACGAGAGGAGGCTGCAATCGCTCTCGGCGTCGATGCCGATGTTGTCGATTCCCTATATGCGCTGGCCGATCTTACGAGAATCCAGTGGGTAAGTCCTACAGCAGCCAGAATGCTGGTCTCTGCGGGGTATACGGATGTAAATGCGGTCTCGAATGCAGATCCGGAGGAATTATGCAGCGATCTCGATCGAGTCAATAAGGAACATAAGTACTTCAAAGGAACGATCGGCCTTAGAGACGTCAGGCGACTGGTGAAAGCGGCGTCGTATGTTTCGTAA